CTCGTGGGCGTGCTGACCGGCCAGGCGAGCGTCACGGCGCAGGCCGAGACGACGAGCGACATCGTGCGCGTCAAGGCCGCTGGCATGGCGATGGTCACCATGGGCATCTGCGGCGACTTCGACCGCTCCGACCCCCGCTACCGGGTGCTCAGCCTGAAGGACCCCGAGGGAGGGCGCTACGTGGAGGTCGTCGTCTCCGGCGGCCACCTCGTGGGTGCGACGTGCATCGGCGATGCGGACGTGGCCGCGACCCTCAGCGCGCTCTACACGCGCCAACTGCCCGTGCCTTCCGACCCCGCGCAACTCATGATTCGCGCGCTGGCCGGGGGAGGCGTCGGCGCCGCGACGCGCGATCCTGGGGACGTGCAAGACGCGGACCAGGTCTGCAACTGCAACACCGTGACCGCCGGCCAGATCCGCCACGCCATCGGCGACGGCTGCGACAGCGTCGGCGCCATTGCCAAGGCAACCCGCGCCACCACCGGCTGCGGAGACTGCACCTCGCTAGTGGCAGGGATTCTCGCCTGCCACCCATCGACCAACGAGCCCGCCGCGGCCGTCAAAGGAGCATGACATGAGCAAGCACGTAGTCGTCGTTGGCGGCGGAATGGTCGCCCACCGTTTTGTGGAGGCGCTGCGAGCGCGCGACACCGAGGGCGAGTACCGCGTCACCGTGTGCGCGGAGGAGCCTCGCCGTCCCTACGACCGCGTGGCCTTGACGTCGTACTTCACCGGCCGCGATCCAGAGGACCTGGAGTTGGGCGACCGCGGCTTGTGGGACGACGATCTGGTCACCCTCAAGCGCGATCACCGCGTTACGGAGATCGACCGCGAGGCAGCGACGGTCACCGCCGCCGACGGTTCGGTCGAGCACTACGACCACCTGGTCATGGCGACGGGCACCTACGCGTGGGTGCCGCCCATCAAGGGCGCGGACCTGCCAGGGGTGTTCGTGTATCGCACCATCGACGACGTGGCGGCGATCCGCGGTTACGTGGAGAACCTGCGCGCCGAGCGCGGCGGTGTGCTGCGCGGCGCGGTCATCGGCGGCGGCCTGCTGGGGCTTGAGGCCGCCGGCGCGTTGCAGGAATTGGGCCTCACCTCGACCGTCATCCAGTCCGGCCCTCGCCTCATGGATGTGCAAGTGGACGTCGCGGGTGGCCAGGTGCTGCGACGCCTGGTCGAGGCACTCGGGGTGTCGGTCAAGGTGGGCGCGCAGACGTCGCGCATGGTGGCGGGCTCCACGGGCAGGGTCGGCTCCTTGACCTTCGCCGACGGCGGGCAGATGGCCACCGACGTGGTGATCGTGGCCACGGGAGTGCGTCCGCGCGACGAGTTGGGCGCGGCGGCCGGCCTCGCGCTGGGCGAGCGCGGCGGCATCGTGGTCGATGACTCGTGCCTCACCGAGGACCCTCACATCAGCGCGATCGGCGAGGTCGCGTGCATTCAGGGCGCGTGGATCGGGCTCATCGCGCCGGGAAACCTCATGGCGGAGATCGCCGTCGACCGGCTGCTGGGCGGGGCCTCGACTTACCCCGGCACCGACACGTCGGCGAAGCTCAAGCTGCTGGGAGTCGACGTCGCGAGCTTTGGCGACGCGTTTGCCCGCACCCCGGGCGCGTTGGAGTTGGTGTTCTCGGACCCGGTGGGCGGCGTCTACAAGAAGCTCGTGATGACGGACGACGCGCGCACCTTGCTGGGCGGGATTCTGGTGGGCGACGCGTCGGCGTATTCGAGCCTGCGCCCCATGGTGGGTGCGGAGCTGCCTGGAGATCCGGGCGCCTGGCTGCTGCCGGAGGGCGGGGGCGAGAAGCCGCAATTCGAGCTGCCAGACGCGGCCGCCGTGTGTTCGTGCAACAACGTCACCGCCGGGACGGTGCGCGCCGCCGTGAGCGAGCACGATTGCCACGACCTCAGCGCGGTCAAGGCCTGCACCAAGGCCGGCACCTCGTGCGGGTCCTGCGTGCCGCTCGTGAAGAAGCTCATGGGCGCGGAGATGGCCAAGCACGGCCTGACCGTGTCCAACGCGATGTGCGAGCACTTCGCGATGAGTCGCGCGGAACTCTTCCAGGCGGTTCAGGTGGCTGGACTCGAGACGTTCACCGAGATCATCGAGCGCTTTGGGGTGGGGCGCGGCTGTGACATCTGCAAGCCCGCGTGCGCCTCGATCCTGGCCAGCCTGTACAACAAACACGTGCTCGCGGAGGGTCGCGCGGCGCTGCAGGACACCAACGACCGCGTCATGGCGAACATGCAAAAGGACGGCACGTACTCCGTGGTGCCGCGCGTGCCTGGCGGCGAGATCACTCCCGAGAAGCTCATCGTGATCGGCGAGGTGGCCAAGGATTTCGGGCTGTACACCAAGATCACCGGCGGTCAGCGGATCGACCTGTTCGGGGCGCGGCTGGAGCAGTTGCCGGCCATCTGGGAGCGGTTGGTCAGCGCAGGCTTCGAGTCTGGCCACGCGTACGGCAAGAGCCTGCGCACCGTGAAGTCTTGCGTGGGCTCGACGTGGTGCCGTTTCGGAGTCCAGGACTCGGTGGGTATGGCCGTCGCGCTCGAGGAGCGCTATCGCGGCCTGCGCAGCCCCCACAAGATCAAGCTGGGCGTCTCCGGTTGCGCCCGCGAGTGCGCGGAGGCCCGCGGCAAGGACGTGGGCGTGATCGCGACGGAAAAGGGCTGGAACGTCTACGTGGGCGGAAACGGCGGCTTCGAGCCCCGCCACGCCCAACTCTTCGCGGAAGACCTGAGCGACGAGGACCTGATCAGAGTGATCGACCGCTACCTGATGTTCTACATCCGCACCGCCGACCGCCTCCAAAGGACTGCCCCGTGGCAGGAGGACTTCGAGGGAGGGCTGGACCGCCTCAAGGAGATCATCCTGGAGGACGCGCTCGGCATCTGCGAGGAACTCGACGCCCACATGGCCAGGCACGTGGGCACCTACGAGGACGAGTGGGCCGCGGTGCTGAAGGATCCAGAGCGACTCAAGCAGTTCTCGAGTTTTGTCAACGCGCCCGACACCGCCGACCCCTCCCTCGCCTACGTCGAGGTGCGTGGCCAGCGTCGGCCGGCGACGGAGGCAGAAAAGTCGGAGGGCGGGCCCATTCTCATCGCCCCCATGGCATTGGAGGTGCGGTCATGAACGCGATCACGCCCGCTGGCACGCTCGTCGCCGTGTGCGCTTACGACGACTTGGTCCCCGACTTGGGCGTCGCCGCGCTGGTGGATGGACGGCAGGTGGCGATCTTCCGGCTCGCGGACGGCTCGGTGCACGCCGTGCAGAACCTGTGCCCCTTCTCCGGCGCCCACGTGATGAGCCGCGGCATCACCGGCTCGCGCGGCGAGGTTCCCACGATCGCGAGCCCCGTCTACAAGCAGGTCTTCTCGCTGATCACGGGCGAATGCCTGGCCACGATGGACAAGCAGCCAGCGCCGGGCCTCGACCCCAACTTGGCGACCTACCCCGTCACCCTCGACAATGGCCAGGTGAATATCTGCCTCCCGGATGCCGCGTGAATCCGCTCGTCTCCCTCGACGTCACGGGGCGGCGCGTGGTGGTGGCCGGCGCAGGTAGCGTCGGCACCAGGCGTGCGCGTGCCCTCGTGGCCGCCGGGGCCGACGTCGTGGTGGTCTCTCCCCAGGCGACGGACGATATTGCGCAGCTCGCCAGGCACGGCGACCTCACGTGGCATGCGCGCACCGTTGCGGCGACCGACGCCGAGGGCGCCTGGCTGGTGATCGCGGCCACCGACAACCCCACCGCGAACGCCGATCTGTGCCGCTGGTGCGAAGAGCACAAGGTGTGGTGCATCAACGCGTCGGACGCCACCAGGAGCCCCGCCAGGATGGCCGCTCAGGTCGCGCACGGAGACCTCGCGCTCGGCGTCGTCTCGCTCGGCAACGCCGACCCTCGCAGGGCCGTGCGCGTGCGCGACGTGCTCTCGGCCACGATCGAGGCGGGCGAGGTGGACCTGCGCCACGTGCGCTCCCGTGCGGGGCGCGTGGTGCTCGTGGGCTCCGGGCCTGGCGCCGACGACCTCATCACCGTGCGCGGTCTGCGCTTCCTGTCCGAGGCCGACGTGGTGGTGGTCGACCGCCTGGGCGCCACCGGTCTGCTGGACCGGCTGCCGGAAGACGTCGAGGTCATCAACGTGGGCAAGTCACCGGACAACCACCCCGTGCCGCAGGCCGAGATCAACGCGCTGCTGGTGGCGCGTGCGCTCGAGGGCAAGACCGTGGTGCGCCTCAAGGGCGGCGACCCTTACGTGTTCGGCAGGGGAGGCGAGGAGGTTCACGCGTGCCTCGCCGCCGGCATCGACGTCGAGGTGGTGCCTGGCGTGACCTCCGCGCTCGCGGTGCCCGCCGCCGCGGGTATCCCGGTCACGCAGCGCGGCATCACCGCCTCCGTGCTGATCACGTCGGGTCACGCAGGCCCAGACGCTGCCGCATGCGCCGCGATGAGCGCCGGCGCCACCGTCGTCGTCCTCATGGGCGTGACGGCGCTCGGCCAGTTTGTGACGGCCGCACTCGACGGCGGCGTGGCGGGCGACACCTCCGTGGCGATCATCGAGAAAGGCACCACGTCTCACGAGCGCATCACCCGCGCGACGGTATCCACGATTGTTCGTATCGCTGAGGAAACAGGGGTGAAACCTCCGGCGATTATCGTCATAGGACAAGTCGCCCATCCCGACTTGTTGGCCTCGGAAATCGCCGCGACACGCTAAGACGGGGGGATGCCATGAGTTCCATCCCAGAGCCGCTTGCCGGTTGCGTGGTGGTCATCACCGCTGATCGCCGCAAGCGCGAGCTCGGCACCGCGCTCGAGCGTCGCGGCGCCACGGTCCGGCACGCGCCCGCGCTGTCCACCGTGCCGCACCTGGATGACGCCACGCTGGTGGCGGACACTCGCGCGCTCATCGCCAACCCGCCGGACGTGGTGGTCGCCACCACCGGGATTGGGTTTCGCGGTTGGATCGAGTCCGCGGACACCGCTGGCATCGCCGACGAGTTGGTCGAGGTGCTCTCGTCCGCGCGCCTGGTGGCGCGCGGCCCCAAGGCGCGGGGGGCGATCCAGGCGGCGGGTTTGCAGGCGGACTGGGTCGCGGAAACCGAGACGGCCGCCGAGCTGAGGGACTACCTGCTGGCGGAGGGCGTCGAGGGTCAACGCATCGCCGTCCAGCATCACGGCAACGGCTCCGACGGTCTTGACGAGGCCTTTGAAGCGGCCGGCGCCGACGTCCAGAGTCTGCTCGTCTACGGCTGGGGGCCTCCCGCCGACAGCGCGCCGCACTTGCACTGGATTGACGAGGCGGCGGCGGGCCGCGCCGACGCTGTGGTCTTCACCTCCGCTCCCGCCGCCCAGGCGTGGCTCGCGACCGCTACGGAGTTGGGTGTGTTGCCGGCTCTGCGGGCCCTCGCGTCGTCGGGAAAGTTGCTGATTTCCGCCATCGGCCCCGTGACGGCGGCTCCGCTCATCGAGGCGGGGCTCGAGACGTCCTTCCCGTCGCGGTGGCGGCTCGGCGCTCTAGTGCGGGAGTTGGTCAAGCACTTCAGCGAGTCGGTGGTGGGCGTGCCCACGCCGGACGGCCCACTGGTGCTGCGCGCGACCACCGCGGTGCTCAATGGCCGCGTGCTCGCGCTCACGCCCACCGGGCTGGAGATTCTGCGCTGCCTCGCGGCGGCCGGCGGAAACGTGGTGTCGCGCGAGCAGCTCGCGGAACTGTTGCCCAGCGAGCAGGGCAGCAGCCACGCCGTGGACGCGGCGATCAACAGGCTCAGAGAAAACTCAGGAACGCGCACACTGGTGCGCACCGTGGTGAAGCGCGGCTACGCATTGGCGGTGAGTGTGGCATGACCCAGACCCCGATCCTCATAGGTTGCGCCCATGGGACCGCGTCACCGGAGGGACAGGCGGTGGTGCGGCAGATCCTCGAGGACGTGCGCGTGGCCATGCCAGACGTAGAGGTGCGCGAGGCCTACGTGGACGTCCACGGGCCGTTCCTTGACGACGTGATCGCCGAGATCCCCGTGGGCGAGGGCCTGACCGCCGTGGTGGTGCCCCTGCTGCTGGCGAGCGGCTATCACGTCTATCACGACATCGCGAACGCCGTGGCGGAGCGCCCCGACATCATGAGCGCCGCGGCGCTCGGGCCAGACGCACGCCTGGTGGACATCGTGCGTGACCGGTTGCGCGAGGCCCACGTCCCTTCCGATGCGACCCTGGTGCTCGCAGCGGCGGGCTCCTCCGATCCGCGGTCCCAGGCGGACACCGAGGCCGCCGCCGAGAACCTGCGCGGCGCGTGGGGCGGGCCCGTGCGGGTGGGTTTTGCCGCTGGCCACGAGCCGTCCGTCGCCGACGCCGTCGCACAGGCCCACGAGTACGGCGAGGACGGCGTCGTCGCCGTCGCGTCGTTCTTGCTCGCGCCCGGAGTGTTCCAGAAGCGACTGGGCGAGGCGGGCGCCAACTACGTCACCGGGCCCCTCGCGCCGCACCCCGACTTGGTGAGCATCATCGCTGACCGTTACGGTGCCATCACCCATGGACATCTCTGACCCCTACCTCAGACAGCGCGTTCTTCCCGGCTTTGGCGACGCGGGACAGCGTGCACTCGCGGACGCGCGCGTCGCGATTGTGGGCGTGGGTGGGCTTGGTTGCCCCGTCGCGCTGTACTTGGCGGCCGCCGGCGTGGGGCACCTGACGCTCATCGACTCCGACACCGTGGCGGATTCCAATCTGCACCGCCAGATCCTCTTCAGCCCGGCCGACGTGGGGCGCGCCAAGGTCGACGCAGCCGCCTCCGCGCTGGGTCGGCTCGCGCCAGGGGTACAGGTTGCCGCCGTGCAGTCGCGGCTCACCCCTGAGAACGCCGAGGAGGCCCTCGCTAGGCACGACGTGATCGTGGACTCCACGGACACCTTCACCTCCCGCCTGACCGTCGCCGACGCTGCCGCCGCCCTTGGCATTTCCGTCGCGTGGGGTGCGGTGCAGGGCTGGTTCGGGCAGGTCACCGTGTTCGACGGCGCCGTGGGGTTGCGCGACATTTTTCCCGAGGAGCCCGCGCCCGACTTTGGGGTCTGCGACGCTGGGGGAGTGCTCGGAACTCTGTGCGGTCAGGTGGGCACCGCGATGGCTACCGAGGCCGTCAAACTCATCACCGGCATCGGCGCGCCCTTGAGCGGCGTGCTGGCAGTCATTGACGCCCGCGAGGGGCGCTGGCGCGACCTGGACGTGCGCCGCGCCGACGGGGCCGAAGGCTAGCCGTGCGCACCGCCCACGAACACGCACTGGCGGCGCTCGCGCTCGCACCCGCGCCCGTTCCCGTCGAGGCGGGCTTGAGGGACGCGCACGGCCACGTGACGGCGGCTCCAGTCACGGCGAGCGTCGACTCTCCGCCCTTCGACAACTCAGCGATGGACGGCTTCGCGGTGCAGTGGGCCGACGTTCGCTCTGCCAACCCCGACGCTCCGGTGACGCTGCCGCTCGTGGGGGAGTCGCGCGCCGGCGTCCCGTTCTCCGCGGTGCTCGCGCCTGGCAGCGCGATCCGCATCATGACGGGCGCGCCGATGCCCGCTGGCGCCGACACCGTGGTGCCGCTCGAGGTGACCTCTTCGGACGTGCATGCCGTGACCATCCAGGAGGTGCGAGACGAGGGCGCGCACGTGCGCAGGCGCGGGGAAGACGCGCGCACCGGGGACGAGGTGATCGGCAGCGGCGTCGAACTCTCCGCCCGCCACCTCGCGGCCGCAGCCGCGGTGGGCGCCGCGCGCCTGCAGGTGTTCCGTAGTCCGCGCGTCGGCATCCTGTCGACAGGAGACGAACTCGCGCCGCTGGGCGCCCCGCTCGGGCCCGGCCAGATCCACGAGTCCAACTCGGTCCTGCTCGACGGTGCGGTGCGGGCCGCAGGTGGCGTGCCAGTGCTGCTCGGCCCCGTGGGCGACACGGAGGCCGAGGTGGTGGCCGCCATTCGCCGGGACGATGTCGACCTGATCGTCACGACCGGCGGCGTCAGCGTCGGCGCTTATGACGTGATCAAGGCCGCGCTCGCGGGCCTTGGCGTGGACTTCATGACGGTCGCGATGCAGCCGGGCAAGCCGCAGGGCCTTGGCAGCGTGGACGGCATGCCGCTGTTGTGCCTGCCGGGCAACCCCGTGTCGGTGGCCGTGTCCTTCGAGCTGTTTGTGTTGCCCGTCATCCGCGCGATGCGAGGGCTTCCAGGGCAACTTGCGTGGGCGTCGGCGACGGTGTCAGAGGGCTGGTCGAGCCCTGCAGGCCGCGAGCAGTTCATGCCGGTGCGTTGGGAGGCAGGCTCTGTGGCTCGCGCGACGGGCCGCGGCGCGGGCTCTCACCTGATGGCGCGGCTGGCCCTCGCCGACGGTCTCGCGAGGGTGCCTGCCAGCGTCACGGAGGTGCGCGCAGGCGATAGCCTCGAGTTCAGGAGGTTTTCCGGATGAGCGCATTCACTCACCTTGATGCCGCAGGCCATGCGCGCATGGTGGACGTCACGCAGAAGCAGCCGACGGTGCGCAGCGCCATTGCCGAGGGCTTTGTCGAGTGCGCGCCGCATGTGGTCGCCGCGCTGAGGGACGGCTCGGTGCCCAAGGGCGACGTGCTCGCCGTGGCGCGCATCGCGGGGATCGCGGGCGCCAAGCGCACGCCTGAACTACTGCCGCTCGCCCACGTGATTGGAGTGCACGGCGTGACGGTTGATCTGGAGATCGCCGACGCTGGGGTCGCCATTCGCGCCACCGTCAGCACGGCGGATCGCACGGGAGTGGAGATGGAGGCGCTCACCGCGGTGAGCGTGGCCGCGCTCAATGTGATCGACATGGTGAAGGGGCTGGACAAGTCGACGAGCCTGCGTGACGTTCGCCTGATCGCGAAGGACGGCGGCAAGTCTGGACCTTGGCGCAGGGACGATGGCGCCGGGTCGTGAGCCCTGAGCCTGTCTCCTTCGCCGCCGTCATCGTGGCTGGCGGGGCAGGTACGCGCCTGTCTGGAGTGTCCAAGCCGGAGTTGAAGATCGCCGGGCGGACCCTCTTGGAGCGCACGCTGGACGCGTGCGAGGGCGCCTCCAACGTCGTGATCGTGGGCGGCGAGCACCTCAAGCGCGAGGGGGCGCTGTGGGCGTGTGAGGACCCTCCCGGCTCTGGGCCGGCCGCCGGTCTTGCAGCCGGGCTGAACGTGCTGGACGCCGAGGGCGACCCGTCGCCGCTGGTGCTGGTGCTCGGGACGGACACGCCGCGTGCGAGCGCTGTAGCAGGAGTATTGCTTGAGCGCATGGCCGATGACGTGGCGGAAGTATTGCTGGAGCGGATGACCGATGAGGGCGCCGACTCGGAACGCGCGGGGGTGATGGATGGAGCGTGGCTGGTGGACGCGTCGGGAAACCCGCAGCCGCTCGTGGCCGTCTACCGCAGGGACGCGATTGCCAACCGTTGCGCGTCGCACGCGGCGCCGGGCGCCTCGCTGCGGCGGGTCACGGAGGGCCTGTCGATGATCGCTGTGCCCGACGTTCACGACGCTTCCAGGGACGTGGATACTTGGGAGGACGTGGAGTACTGGGAAGGGAAGCTGTCATGAAGCAGGATCAACTCGAGACGTGGGTGACGGCGCTGAGCCAGGAACTCGACATCGACGTGACAGGACTCGACACGCAGGCCTTGCTGGACGTGGCGCGCGACGCCGCGCACTCCGTGATGCGCCCGGCGGCACCCCTTGCGACCTTCTTGGTCGGGTACGCCGCGGGAGTTGCCGGCACCGGCCTGGCGGGCGTGGAAGAGGCCTCTGCCAAGGCGTCGGCGCTTGCGCTCGATTGGCCACAGGGCGACGAATGAGCGTCACTGCCAGGCTGTTTGCTGCCGCGGCCGAGGCCGTGGGGGCTCACGAGACCGCGGTCGACGTGAGCGACGTGGCCGGACTGCGTGCGGTCCTGGGCGCCGCGAGCGAGTCTGCGGCCTCGGTGATTCCGCAGTGCGCGGTGCTGGAGGGCGGGGTGCGCAGGGACGACGACCACGTGCTGGCCGACGGTGCCAAGGTGGACGTCATGCCGCCGTTTGCAGGGGGATGATCTTTGCCGGCGGGTGCGTTGACGTGGTCATGACGAACAGCCAAATGGAACAGCGCACTGAACGCGCGGCGGTCCCGTTGGACTATGACCCGCGCGAGGACATCGAGGTAGGCGTGCTCATGGCCAACGGCCGCCTCGCGGGACGGCAGTTCGCGTCGCGCGCGGAGGCTGAGGCGTGGGCTCGTCCCGATGAGGGCGATCAGGTGGTCGAGTTCAACATCCTGTGTGAGTGCTCCTTCACGTCATGACGTCGAGCACGCAGATCACGACCGCTGACGGGTTTGTCATCGCTGTCCTACGTGACGTTCCGCTCAGGCCGGAAGCGAAAGTCGTGGGATCTCGACGCTCGACCGTCTAAGGAGCGCTAAGGCGTACCGCGACCAGCGAATCGAGTAGGCCCCACCATCCGACAAGGTACGGTGGACGCGTTCGGTCAGGTAGCGGGCGGCCCTCGCCGACTACAGTGAGGAGCTCAACGACATGCATGCACCGGGCATCCAGCGAGCACCTGTCGGGGCTGTTGGATACCTGCGCGCGGCGGGGTTTGCTGTCGCAACTGTGATGCTCGTGCTGCTGCTGAGTGGTTGCTACGTGGAGAACTCGCAAGAGAGGGCGTGGGACCGAGCGGTAGGCGATGCTGCGGGCTCGTACGCCGAGGTGCTGTCGTGCATTCAGGAATCCGCAGGAGGCGTAGGCGACGCGGAACAGCAACTTGAGCCGCTGCTGGCATGCTTCGGTGGCGAGGGGTGGCATGTCGAGCCGGGGGACAAGTCCGGCCCGTTCGGACGTGGGTCCTTTCTTCTTGAGTCAGCAGAAGGAGGCGACTCTCTTGTCCTCGAGATCCTCAGTGTGGGTATCGCGACTGCGTCGTCAGCTGGAGGCAGTGCGTCTGAGAGTGCTGCCGCCTGCTGGACCATCAGGATCGACTTGCTCAGCGGCGAGTTGGGTGAGCCCGAGCCGGTCGAGTGCGAGTCCGAAGTGCTTGAACAGGCGTCGGGCAGCGCACCCGACGTGGGACTGAAGGCGCTTCAGTCCCGGGCGCCTGAGCGCGACTCCTGACCGGCCGGTGGCCGTCGCTGAAGGCCCGAAAGCGGCCCCCGCGAGGACCTTCGAGTCGCCCCTTCGAAGCTCTCCCGAAAGTAACGTCGCGATGGCCGGATCTCACTGCGTCGACCCCGCCCGCGGGGCAAGGCAATCTGTGTTCAGCTGCATCTCCCGCCATGGTGCGCGACTTCCGAAACCGCGACCGCCGCGCTCTGTCTCCCTGCAGAGCACGGGGGTCTTCGTCTTTCAGGAATGGCACCGCTTGGGATGGCTACCAGGCCGAAGGCATTGGGCAACTGGCGCAGTTCTCTCGAAAGCCCATGTCCTCGGTTACTAGCCAGTTTCGTCCAGGAGTGCCGGTGGGGGCGGCGCTCGTCACACGGCGCGTGCCGACTCGACGAGGAACTCCATCGCGCGCGTAGCGCGTCGAACGCGATCGGCACTGATCGTGGTCGTTCCATACCCAGCGACTGTCTTGAGCTTGAGCAAGGCCTCGA
The Demequina sp. TMPB413 DNA segment above includes these coding regions:
- a CDS encoding DUF6457 domain-containing protein, which encodes MKQDQLETWVTALSQELDIDVTGLDTQALLDVARDAAHSVMRPAAPLATFLVGYAAGVAGTGLAGVEEASAKASALALDWPQGDE
- a CDS encoding uroporphyrinogen-III synthase, with product MSSIPEPLAGCVVVITADRRKRELGTALERRGATVRHAPALSTVPHLDDATLVADTRALIANPPDVVVATTGIGFRGWIESADTAGIADELVEVLSSARLVARGPKARGAIQAAGLQADWVAETETAAELRDYLLAEGVEGQRIAVQHHGNGSDGLDEAFEAAGADVQSLLVYGWGPPADSAPHLHWIDEAAAGRADAVVFTSAPAAQAWLATATELGVLPALRALASSGKLLISAIGPVTAAPLIEAGLETSFPSRWRLGALVRELVKHFSESVVGVPTPDGPLVLRATTAVLNGRVLALTPTGLEILRCLAAAGGNVVSREQLAELLPSEQGSSHAVDAAINRLRENSGTRTLVRTVVKRGYALAVSVA
- the glp gene encoding gephyrin-like molybdotransferase Glp produces the protein MRTAHEHALAALALAPAPVPVEAGLRDAHGHVTAAPVTASVDSPPFDNSAMDGFAVQWADVRSANPDAPVTLPLVGESRAGVPFSAVLAPGSAIRIMTGAPMPAGADTVVPLEVTSSDVHAVTIQEVRDEGAHVRRRGEDARTGDEVIGSGVELSARHLAAAAAVGAARLQVFRSPRVGILSTGDELAPLGAPLGPGQIHESNSVLLDGAVRAAGGVPVLLGPVGDTEAEVVAAIRRDDVDLIVTTGGVSVGAYDVIKAALAGLGVDFMTVAMQPGKPQGLGSVDGMPLLCLPGNPVSVAVSFELFVLPVIRAMRGLPGQLAWASATVSEGWSSPAGREQFMPVRWEAGSVARATGRGAGSHLMARLALADGLARVPASVTEVRAGDSLEFRRFSG
- a CDS encoding HesA/MoeB/ThiF family protein, yielding MDISDPYLRQRVLPGFGDAGQRALADARVAIVGVGGLGCPVALYLAAAGVGHLTLIDSDTVADSNLHRQILFSPADVGRAKVDAAASALGRLAPGVQVAAVQSRLTPENAEEALARHDVIVDSTDTFTSRLTVADAAAALGISVAWGAVQGWFGQVTVFDGAVGLRDIFPEEPAPDFGVCDAGGVLGTLCGQVGTAMATEAVKLITGIGAPLSGVLAVIDAREGRWRDLDVRRADGAEG
- the moaC gene encoding cyclic pyranopterin monophosphate synthase MoaC, with product MSAFTHLDAAGHARMVDVTQKQPTVRSAIAEGFVECAPHVVAALRDGSVPKGDVLAVARIAGIAGAKRTPELLPLAHVIGVHGVTVDLEIADAGVAIRATVSTADRTGVEMEALTAVSVAALNVIDMVKGLDKSTSLRDVRLIAKDGGKSGPWRRDDGAGS
- a CDS encoding molybdenum cofactor guanylyltransferase, encoding MSPEPVSFAAVIVAGGAGTRLSGVSKPELKIAGRTLLERTLDACEGASNVVIVGGEHLKREGALWACEDPPGSGPAAGLAAGLNVLDAEGDPSPLVLVLGTDTPRASAVAGVLLERMADDVAEVLLERMTDEGADSERAGVMDGAWLVDASGNPQPLVAVYRRDAIANRCASHAAPGASLRRVTEGLSMIAVPDVHDASRDVDTWEDVEYWEGKLS
- the nirB gene encoding nitrite reductase large subunit NirB; translated protein: MSKHVVVVGGGMVAHRFVEALRARDTEGEYRVTVCAEEPRRPYDRVALTSYFTGRDPEDLELGDRGLWDDDLVTLKRDHRVTEIDREAATVTAADGSVEHYDHLVMATGTYAWVPPIKGADLPGVFVYRTIDDVAAIRGYVENLRAERGGVLRGAVIGGGLLGLEAAGALQELGLTSTVIQSGPRLMDVQVDVAGGQVLRRLVEALGVSVKVGAQTSRMVAGSTGRVGSLTFADGGQMATDVVIVATGVRPRDELGAAAGLALGERGGIVVDDSCLTEDPHISAIGEVACIQGAWIGLIAPGNLMAEIAVDRLLGGASTYPGTDTSAKLKLLGVDVASFGDAFARTPGALELVFSDPVGGVYKKLVMTDDARTLLGGILVGDASAYSSLRPMVGAELPGDPGAWLLPEGGGEKPQFELPDAAAVCSCNNVTAGTVRAAVSEHDCHDLSAVKACTKAGTSCGSCVPLVKKLMGAEMAKHGLTVSNAMCEHFAMSRAELFQAVQVAGLETFTEIIERFGVGRGCDICKPACASILASLYNKHVLAEGRAALQDTNDRVMANMQKDGTYSVVPRVPGGEITPEKLIVIGEVAKDFGLYTKITGGQRIDLFGARLEQLPAIWERLVSAGFESGHAYGKSLRTVKSCVGSTWCRFGVQDSVGMAVALEERYRGLRSPHKIKLGVSGCARECAEARGKDVGVIATEKGWNVYVGGNGGFEPRHAQLFAEDLSDEDLIRVIDRYLMFYIRTADRLQRTAPWQEDFEGGLDRLKEIILEDALGICEELDAHMARHVGTYEDEWAAVLKDPERLKQFSSFVNAPDTADPSLAYVEVRGQRRPATEAEKSEGGPILIAPMALEVRS
- a CDS encoding MoaD/ThiS family protein, whose translation is MSVTARLFAAAAEAVGAHETAVDVSDVAGLRAVLGAASESAASVIPQCAVLEGGVRRDDDHVLADGAKVDVMPPFAGG
- the cobA gene encoding uroporphyrinogen-III C-methyltransferase, coding for MNPLVSLDVTGRRVVVAGAGSVGTRRARALVAAGADVVVVSPQATDDIAQLARHGDLTWHARTVAATDAEGAWLVIAATDNPTANADLCRWCEEHKVWCINASDATRSPARMAAQVAHGDLALGVVSLGNADPRRAVRVRDVLSATIEAGEVDLRHVRSRAGRVVLVGSGPGADDLITVRGLRFLSEADVVVVDRLGATGLLDRLPEDVEVINVGKSPDNHPVPQAEINALLVARALEGKTVVRLKGGDPYVFGRGGEEVHACLAAGIDVEVVPGVTSALAVPAAAGIPVTQRGITASVLITSGHAGPDAAACAAMSAGATVVVLMGVTALGQFVTAALDGGVAGDTSVAIIEKGTTSHERITRATVSTIVRIAEETGVKPPAIIVIGQVAHPDLLASEIAATR
- the nirD gene encoding nitrite reductase small subunit NirD, which codes for MNAITPAGTLVAVCAYDDLVPDLGVAALVDGRQVAIFRLADGSVHAVQNLCPFSGAHVMSRGITGSRGEVPTIASPVYKQVFSLITGECLATMDKQPAPGLDPNLATYPVTLDNGQVNICLPDAA
- a CDS encoding sirohydrochlorin chelatase — translated: MTQTPILIGCAHGTASPEGQAVVRQILEDVRVAMPDVEVREAYVDVHGPFLDDVIAEIPVGEGLTAVVVPLLLASGYHVYHDIANAVAERPDIMSAAALGPDARLVDIVRDRLREAHVPSDATLVLAAAGSSDPRSQADTEAAAENLRGAWGGPVRVGFAAGHEPSVADAVAQAHEYGEDGVVAVASFLLAPGVFQKRLGEAGANYVTGPLAPHPDLVSIIADRYGAITHGHL